In Deferribacter desulfuricans SSM1, the following are encoded in one genomic region:
- a CDS encoding branched-chain amino acid ABC transporter permease, producing the protein MQFLYSGLTTGSIYVLVAIGFNIIYNTTGIVNFAQGEFVMIGGMLIYTALSLLEIPTGISFLLTIVGSYVLGILTERIFLNNVKLKTEINLITITLAVAIILRGSAMIIWGRDSLKVAPYINESVFKMPGGVITTSSLLVILVSIIIAVILSLFFKFSKYGKAFRACHNDPYAALNCGISVNKIKMLSFAIAGSLGGIAGILITPITFVTYNDGIMTGLKGFSAAVLGGLGSFTGAITGGYLLAILEGFFATILPSGYKDAFAFIILLIILFVLPNGLFGKKRADRI; encoded by the coding sequence ATGCAGTTTTTATACTCAGGTTTAACTACAGGTAGTATTTATGTGCTTGTAGCAATAGGTTTTAATATTATTTATAACACAACAGGTATAGTAAATTTTGCACAAGGAGAATTTGTAATGATAGGCGGTATGTTGATATATACCGCCTTATCTCTTTTAGAAATTCCAACAGGTATATCCTTCCTTTTAACAATTGTTGGTTCATACGTTTTAGGAATATTAACTGAGAGAATATTCCTTAATAACGTCAAACTAAAAACAGAAATCAACTTAATTACTATTACATTAGCGGTAGCAATTATCTTAAGAGGCTCTGCAATGATTATCTGGGGGAGAGATTCATTAAAAGTAGCTCCTTACATAAACGAAAGTGTTTTTAAAATGCCAGGTGGAGTAATTACCACAAGTAGTTTGTTGGTAATTCTTGTATCCATTATTATAGCAGTAATTCTCTCATTATTTTTTAAATTTTCAAAATATGGCAAAGCCTTCAGAGCTTGCCACAATGATCCTTATGCCGCATTAAATTGTGGAATAAGTGTAAACAAAATCAAAATGCTTTCGTTTGCAATAGCAGGCTCATTAGGAGGAATTGCAGGTATTCTAATTACTCCTATCACTTTTGTTACTTATAATGATGGTATAATGACTGGATTAAAAGGTTTTTCAGCTGCGGTTTTGGGTGGACTTGGAAGTTTTACTGGCGCTATAACTGGTGGATATCTTTTAGCCATATTAGAAGGTTTTTTTGCTACCATTTTACCTTCTGGTTATAAAGATGCTTTTGCGTTCATTATTCTTTTAATAATTTTATTTGTACTTCCAAACGGTTTATTTGGTAAAAAAAGGGCAGATAGAATATGA
- a CDS encoding ABC transporter substrate-binding protein produces MKKFLIFLAVMLFPVFLFADIKIGALFSTSGPASFLGLPEKNTLEMEVEKINKSGGINGEKIKLYFYDTKGNDAEARKKFIRLVKKDRVIAVIGPTRSGSTLAIKDLAKKFHIPVISCASSDRIINPLYKEVFKVAPSDRHAVEKIYEYLLKNNKKNVAIITAQSGFGYSGRDALLKIAEKMGINIVADEKFKDTDKDMKSQLSKIAEKNPDAVICWGVGPAPAIVAKNFKELGLKAQLIMSHGVASKKFIQLAGEAANGIILPAGRLIVAEQLGDSDPFKNLLLNYKKEYESRFKSSVSTFGGHAYDAIHILTLAIKNKNYKSSDIIKGIESIKNYLGTYGKFSFSDSDHNGLTKDAFVMVKIVNGNWKLIK; encoded by the coding sequence ATGAAAAAGTTTTTAATATTTTTAGCTGTAATGTTGTTTCCAGTATTTTTGTTTGCTGATATAAAAATTGGAGCACTCTTTTCTACAAGTGGACCTGCTTCATTCTTAGGGTTACCAGAAAAAAATACTTTAGAAATGGAAGTTGAAAAAATAAATAAATCTGGTGGTATAAATGGTGAAAAAATTAAACTTTATTTTTATGATACAAAAGGTAACGATGCTGAAGCAAGAAAGAAATTTATAAGACTCGTAAAAAAAGATAGAGTAATAGCAGTAATAGGGCCAACTAGAAGTGGTTCTACACTGGCAATAAAAGATTTAGCGAAAAAGTTCCATATACCTGTTATTAGTTGTGCGTCAAGCGACAGAATAATAAATCCATTATATAAAGAAGTCTTTAAAGTAGCACCATCTGATAGACACGCTGTTGAAAAGATTTATGAATATCTTTTAAAAAATAACAAAAAAAATGTTGCAATAATTACTGCACAAAGTGGTTTTGGCTACTCAGGTAGAGATGCTCTGTTGAAAATTGCAGAAAAGATGGGAATTAATATAGTAGCTGATGAAAAATTTAAAGATACTGATAAAGATATGAAAAGCCAACTTAGCAAAATTGCTGAAAAAAATCCCGATGCTGTTATATGCTGGGGTGTTGGACCTGCACCTGCAATTGTTGCCAAAAATTTTAAAGAGCTTGGATTAAAAGCTCAACTAATAATGAGTCATGGAGTTGCTTCAAAGAAATTTATACAGTTAGCAGGGGAAGCTGCAAATGGAATTATTTTACCTGCAGGAAGACTGATTGTAGCTGAACAACTTGGAGATAGTGACCCTTTCAAAAATCTACTTCTCAATTATAAAAAAGAGTATGAGTCAAGATTTAAGTCATCAGTTTCTACATTTGGTGGTCACGCATATGATGCTATACATATATTAACCCTTGCAATAAAAAACAAAAATTACAAAAGTTCTGACATTATAAAAGGGATTGAATCAATTAAGAATTACTTAGGTACTTATGGAAAATTTAGTTTTTCAGACAGTGATCATAACGGTTTAACAAAAGATGCTTTTGTAATGGTTAAAATTGTTAACGGAAATTGGAAATTAATTAAATAA
- a CDS encoding ACT domain-containing protein, giving the protein MKITQISIFIENQSGRLWEVCNILGENGINIRALSLADTSDFGILRLIVNDPEKAYNILKENEFTVGKTDVIAVEVPDKPGGLAQILKILRDNNINVEYMYAFVERSGEEAIMIFRFDETEKAIEALNNNGIKTLKGEEIYKL; this is encoded by the coding sequence ATGAAAATTACTCAAATTTCAATTTTTATAGAAAACCAATCGGGGAGACTCTGGGAAGTTTGTAATATTTTAGGGGAAAATGGTATAAACATCAGGGCATTATCTTTAGCTGACACTTCAGATTTTGGGATATTAAGATTAATCGTTAATGACCCTGAAAAAGCTTATAACATATTAAAAGAAAACGAATTTACTGTGGGAAAAACTGACGTAATCGCAGTAGAAGTACCTGATAAACCAGGAGGTTTAGCTCAAATATTAAAAATTCTCAGAGATAATAATATAAACGTTGAATATATGTATGCTTTTGTAGAAAGAAGTGGTGAAGAAGCTATAATGATTTTCAGATTTGATGAAACTGAAAAAGCTATTGAAGCTCTAAACAATAACGGAATAAAAACATTAAAAGGTGAAGAAATTTATAAATTATAA
- a CDS encoding phenylacetate--CoA ligase family protein, whose protein sequence is MIWNEEYETLPREALEALQLKRLQHLVERVYATVPFYKKKFDEAGVKPEDIKSLSDLRKLPFTTKQDLRDNYPFGLFAVPKEQVVRIHASSGTTGKPTVVGYTKRDIKTWAELMARTFQAAGVGKGDVLQNAYGYGLFTGGLGAHYGAELIGASVIPISGGNSKKQIMIMQDFGTTAISCTPSYALNLYEVAQEMGVDLKKLPVKVGVFGAEPWTNEMRKEIEEKWGIDAIDIYGLSEVIGPGVAFECLEAKNGMHINEDHFIVEIIDPETGEPLPYGEKGEIVFTTITKEAIPLIRYRTRDITRLIKEPCKCGRTFVRMEKVMGRSDDMLIIRGVNVFPSQIESILMETKGILPHYLIVVDRENNLDTMEVLVEVSEEFFSDEIKKLQALEKSIEKNIKEIIGITAKVRLVEPKTIERSQGKAKRVIDKRSL, encoded by the coding sequence ATGATCTGGAACGAAGAGTATGAAACCCTACCTCGTGAAGCTTTGGAAGCATTACAATTAAAAAGGTTACAGCATTTAGTTGAAAGGGTTTATGCTACTGTACCTTTTTATAAAAAGAAATTTGATGAAGCTGGTGTAAAACCTGAGGATATTAAGTCATTATCAGATTTAAGAAAACTCCCATTTACTACCAAACAGGACTTAAGGGATAATTACCCTTTCGGGTTATTTGCTGTTCCTAAAGAACAAGTAGTAAGAATTCACGCTTCAAGTGGTACCACTGGTAAACCTACAGTTGTTGGCTACACTAAAAGAGATATAAAAACATGGGCTGAACTTATGGCAAGAACATTTCAGGCAGCAGGTGTAGGTAAAGGCGATGTATTACAAAATGCTTATGGATATGGACTTTTTACTGGTGGTTTAGGAGCACATTATGGTGCGGAATTAATTGGGGCTTCTGTAATACCTATATCTGGTGGTAATTCAAAAAAACAGATTATGATTATGCAAGATTTTGGTACAACAGCTATTTCTTGTACTCCATCTTACGCTTTAAATCTTTATGAAGTAGCACAAGAAATGGGTGTAGACCTTAAAAAATTGCCTGTAAAAGTAGGTGTTTTTGGTGCTGAACCTTGGACAAATGAAATGAGAAAAGAGATAGAGGAAAAATGGGGTATTGATGCAATAGATATTTATGGGTTAAGTGAGGTGATTGGTCCTGGAGTTGCCTTTGAATGCTTAGAGGCAAAAAATGGTATGCATATAAATGAAGACCATTTTATTGTAGAAATCATAGATCCAGAAACTGGTGAACCACTCCCATATGGTGAAAAAGGTGAGATTGTTTTTACAACTATCACAAAAGAGGCTATACCATTAATAAGATATAGAACAAGAGATATTACAAGACTTATTAAGGAACCATGCAAATGTGGTAGGACCTTTGTAAGGATGGAAAAAGTAATGGGTAGAAGCGATGACATGCTTATAATAAGGGGAGTAAATGTATTCCCATCTCAAATAGAATCTATACTTATGGAAACAAAAGGGATTTTACCTCATTATCTTATCGTTGTAGATAGGGAAAATAATCTAGACACTATGGAAGTTTTAGTCGAAGTAAGTGAAGAGTTCTTCTCAGATGAAATTAAAAAATTGCAGGCATTAGAAAAATCTATTGAAAAAAATATTAAAGAAATAATAGGTATAACTGCAAAAGTAAGGTTAGTTGAGCCTAAGACAATAGAAAGAAGTCAAGGGAAAGCAAAAAGAGTTATAGATAAAAGATCCTTGTAG
- a CDS encoding helix-turn-helix domain-containing protein, with translation MKNKNNILGEKLRNLRKSQGYSLNQLAKAVGKTKSYISMIENGKAVPSMATLKSITNFFNVTISDLLEENEKDIHLNKESFIFEKDAELIYSKKDFYNLYLLIKNPLLKMKTYLVEIPPYGGYHQEIKHEGEEFGYVLDGEIELTLDKESHIIKAGNYFYFYSHKNHKVKNFSNKPAKVLWIYLPK, from the coding sequence ATGAAGAATAAGAATAATATCCTCGGTGAAAAATTACGTAATTTACGTAAATCTCAAGGTTATAGCCTTAACCAACTAGCTAAAGCTGTTGGTAAAACTAAAAGTTATATTTCAATGATAGAAAATGGTAAAGCTGTGCCATCAATGGCAACACTAAAATCTATAACCAATTTTTTCAATGTTACAATCTCTGACTTACTTGAAGAAAACGAAAAAGATATACACCTAAATAAAGAAAGCTTCATTTTTGAAAAAGATGCTGAACTTATATATTCAAAAAAAGATTTTTATAACTTGTATCTACTAATAAAAAATCCCCTTTTAAAGATGAAAACTTACCTTGTTGAAATCCCACCATACGGAGGTTATCATCAAGAAATAAAACATGAGGGTGAAGAGTTTGGTTATGTATTAGATGGGGAAATAGAATTAACCTTAGATAAAGAATCTCATATTATTAAAGCTGGCAACTATTTCTATTTTTATTCCCACAAAAATCACAAAGTAAAAAATTTTTCCAATAAACCTGCAAAAGTTTTATGGATTTATCTTCCAAAATAA
- a CDS encoding HU family DNA-binding protein, translating into MNKKELIEKIASKAGLKKSEAERALAAFEEAVIEALKAGDKVTLVGFGTFSVSERKERKGRNPQTGEEIIIPATKTPKFSAGKLLKDSVK; encoded by the coding sequence GTGAACAAAAAAGAATTGATTGAAAAGATTGCTTCAAAAGCTGGATTGAAAAAGAGTGAAGCAGAAAGGGCTTTAGCAGCTTTTGAAGAAGCAGTTATTGAAGCATTAAAAGCAGGGGACAAAGTAACATTAGTAGGATTTGGAACATTCTCTGTTAGTGAAAGAAAAGAAAGAAAAGGTAGAAACCCTCAAACAGGGGAAGAGATTATCATTCCTGCTACTAAAACTCCAAAATTTTCAGCAGGTAAACTTTTAAAAGATTCTGTTAAATAA
- the speB gene encoding agmatinase: MKPISNSLIGCDKEFHDSEIIITGIPYDGTSSYRPGSRFAPDEIRKSSYGLETYSPYQNKDLEDKKVCDIGDLELPFGEKKLILDRIETHIDNILKYNKKILSIGGEHLITLPIIKSFLKKYKNLYLIHFDAHADLRDEYLGEKLSHATVIKNIADIIGFEKIYQYGIRSGTKEEFELIRSKNLLNRSVDKIKQLINDNPVYITVDLDILDPSIFPGTGTPEPGGWSFNNLMNKLMKFKDLNIVGCDVVELSPHYDHSMVSTITAAKIIREILIFI, encoded by the coding sequence ATGAAACCCATATCAAATAGTTTAATTGGATGTGATAAAGAATTTCACGATTCTGAAATAATCATAACAGGTATACCTTATGACGGCACAAGTAGTTACAGACCTGGCTCTCGTTTTGCCCCGGACGAAATTCGAAAATCATCATACGGATTAGAAACCTACTCACCTTATCAAAACAAAGATTTAGAAGATAAAAAAGTATGTGATATTGGTGATTTAGAACTCCCTTTTGGAGAAAAAAAATTAATTTTGGATAGAATAGAAACGCATATTGATAATATTTTGAAATATAATAAAAAAATCTTATCAATAGGTGGCGAGCATTTAATCACTCTACCCATAATCAAAAGTTTTTTAAAAAAATACAAAAATCTTTATCTAATTCATTTTGATGCCCATGCTGATTTAAGAGATGAATATTTAGGAGAAAAACTTTCTCATGCCACTGTTATTAAAAATATTGCTGACATAATTGGATTTGAAAAAATATACCAATATGGTATCAGAAGCGGAACAAAAGAAGAGTTTGAGCTCATAAGAAGCAAAAATTTGCTTAATAGATCAGTAGATAAAATTAAACAGCTTATAAATGATAACCCTGTATATATTACTGTAGATTTGGATATACTGGACCCTTCTATCTTCCCTGGGACTGGTACACCAGAGCCAGGAGGATGGAGCTTTAACAACCTTATGAATAAATTAATGAAATTTAAAGATCTAAATATTGTAGGATGTGATGTAGTGGAGCTCTCTCCACATTATGATCATTCAATGGTTTCTACAATTACCGCCGCAAAAATTATAAGAGAAATATTAATTTTTATTTGA